In Gammaproteobacteria bacterium, the genomic stretch CACTAGGCCCTTACGGGCTGACAGCCGGGAAAGACCGGCAACTTCTAAAGTTTTTTCTATCCAAAGGGGCGGAGAAAACCGTCTCCTTTCCTCCCCGCCCTAAAAGGCGAGGTTTCTCGGAGACATTGATGAAGAATATTCGCCCGCTCCGCCTTCTTCTCATCCTCGAAACCTACCTGCCCGACATCGGCGGCGCCGAGTTCCACCTCCACTATCTGGCCCAGCAGATGCTGGCTCAAGGCCATGAGGTCGAGATTGTGACCGGACAGACCGAGCTGGGACCGACTCACCAGGATATTTGTCCGGTTCATCGCTATCCGCACGCGGTGGGTCGCCGCGCCTTGCCTTACACCTTGCTTTGGTTGTTCCGATTCCTCCTGTTGTTTCGGCGGTTTGATGTCATCCACGCCCACCATAGCTCGTTTCTTGCTACGGTCGCGGTGATCGCGGGTCGGCTCACCGGACGGCCGGTGGTGGTGTCGCTGCATGGCCTCGGTACTCATGACTCCGCAGTTGGCCGTTGCCCAATCCGACGACTCTATCGTTACCTGTCCCTGCGTGGCGCCACCCGGATCATCGCGACCAGCAAGGAGCTACAGGCGGTTGCTCGACGTTTTGTCCCTGCGGAGCGCATCGTTTTTATTACCAATGGTGTCGATATCACGCGCTTTGCCCCACGATCAGCGCGTTCTTTCGAGCAGATTGGTACCGTGATGCGATTGGTGGCGTTGCGTCGTTTAACTCTGTCACGAGGGGTACATTTCGCAATCCAGGCGCTGGTTGCTGCGGGCGAGCGCCTTGCGTGCACACTACGGATTGTGGGGGATGGACCATTGCGTGCGCAATTGGAAGGCGCGGTGAGAGATCAGGGGTTGGGCGACCGAGTCCATTTTGATGGTTTTCTCTCCCATGATCAGGTGCTGCCGGTACTTGAGGTTTGCGATGTTGCCTTGTTCCTATCGACCGCTGAATCGACCAGCCTGGCGGCGCTCGAATGTATGGCTATGGGATGTGTGGTGGTTTGTAGCAACGCTGGGGCCTTCCCATACTTTATTGAGTCGGGCGTGACTGGTTTTATCGTTGATATCTTCGAGGAGGGGGTTTCCCACTACGATGCGCCGGAAAGATTGGAACCTGCCCAGATCGACCGAATTATCGAGACCCTAGTTAAGATTCAGAACACCCCGCCATCCGAGCTAGCTGCGATTTCCCACCAAGCCCGCCAGATGGTGCGAGAGCGCTTCGATTGGGCGGTGATTGCCGAAAAAACTTTGATCGAGGTTTATCAGCCGTTGCGGAAATCCCCATGAGCGGAAATGGAGCGGCGGAATAACGTGTGGGAATGAAGGCCCGTTTCCCGAAAGGGGAGGGGCTTGGTTTTGGAAGGTTGTTTTCGATCAAATTCTTGAAGAGATCCACCGT encodes the following:
- a CDS encoding conserved hypothetical protein (Evidence 4 : Unknown function but conserved in other organisms), producing the protein MKNIRPLRLLLILETYLPDIGGAEFHLHYLAQQMLAQGHEVEIVTGQTELGPTHQDICPVHRYPHAVGRRALPYTLLWLFRFLLLFRRFDVIHAHHSSFLATVAVIAGRLTGRPVVVSLHGLGTHDSAVGRCPIRRLYRYLSLRGATRIIATSKELQAVARRFVPAERIVFITNGVDITRFAPRSARSFEQIGTVMRLVALRRLTLSRGVHFAIQALVAAGERLACTLRIVGDGPLRAQLEGAVRDQGLGDRVHFDGFLSHDQVLPVLEVCDVALFLSTAESTSLAALECMAMGCVVVCSNAGAFPYFIESGVTGFIVDIFEEGVSHYDAPERLEPAQIDRIIETLVKIQNTPPSELAAISHQARQMVRERFDWAVIAEKTLIEVYQPLRKSP